A genome region from Natronobeatus ordinarius includes the following:
- a CDS encoding RNB domain-containing ribonuclease, which translates to MSDDAQAAAGTAEGQGPVEISEEVARHLENKREELFEKFEIRDTFPAAVMDEAEERTGDVQAEIDERIDERVDLRDLTTWTTDPIDAQDFDDALSIEERDDEYVLWVHIADVTHYVHPESEMWAEAVERGNTVYLPGYTIHMLPPILAESVCSLVPNEERFAHTVEMHLDKETLSYDEIDIYKSVIESDERLTYAQAEQRLDDPDAPLHEENKLVHEVADRMHEIRKEDGSLVLNPSRDRAHTIIEECMLKANKAVTHELMWNRGVEAMYRVHPQPTPDEWSKALQEIQELDGVSIPGDTWDDPRKAVNATLEDAPGRQLDKIQWAVMKVMPRARYMNDPFGGHHALNFEIYGHFTSPIRRLSDLINHWIVYQNEVPEDLVALCDRASDKQKAAEQCEREYKNFLQEVGLDPMAVNNRGIEVVDEAED; encoded by the coding sequence ATGAGTGACGATGCACAGGCCGCCGCCGGGACGGCCGAGGGGCAAGGCCCCGTCGAAATCTCCGAGGAAGTCGCCCGCCACCTCGAGAACAAACGCGAAGAGCTGTTCGAGAAGTTCGAGATCCGCGATACGTTCCCGGCGGCGGTGATGGACGAAGCCGAGGAGCGGACCGGCGACGTCCAGGCCGAGATCGACGAACGGATCGACGAGCGAGTCGACTTACGTGACCTGACGACGTGGACGACCGATCCGATCGACGCCCAGGACTTCGACGACGCGCTCTCGATCGAAGAGCGCGACGACGAGTACGTCCTCTGGGTGCACATTGCCGACGTCACCCACTACGTTCACCCCGAGAGCGAGATGTGGGCCGAAGCCGTCGAACGGGGCAACACGGTCTACCTCCCCGGCTACACGATCCACATGCTGCCGCCGATTCTCGCCGAATCCGTCTGTTCGCTCGTCCCCAACGAGGAACGCTTCGCTCACACCGTCGAGATGCACCTCGACAAGGAGACGCTGAGCTACGACGAGATCGACATCTACAAATCCGTCATCGAGTCCGACGAGCGACTCACCTACGCCCAGGCCGAGCAGCGCCTCGACGATCCCGACGCACCGCTACACGAGGAGAACAAACTCGTCCACGAGGTCGCAGACCGGATGCACGAGATCCGCAAGGAAGACGGCTCGCTCGTCCTCAACCCGAGCCGAGATCGGGCCCACACCATCATCGAGGAGTGCATGCTGAAAGCGAACAAGGCCGTTACCCACGAGCTGATGTGGAATCGTGGCGTCGAGGCGATGTACCGCGTCCACCCCCAGCCCACCCCCGACGAGTGGTCGAAGGCCCTCCAGGAGATCCAGGAACTCGATGGCGTCTCGATCCCCGGCGACACCTGGGACGACCCGCGAAAGGCCGTCAACGCCACCCTCGAGGACGCCCCGGGTCGACAGCTCGATAAGATCCAGTGGGCCGTGATGAAGGTGATGCCGCGCGCTCGCTACATGAACGACCCCTTCGGCGGCCACCACGCGCTCAACTTCGAGATCTACGGCCACTTCACGAGCCCGATCCGCCGGCTCTCTGACCTGATCAACCACTGGATCGTCTACCAGAACGAGGTGCCCGAAGACCTCGTGGCCCTCTGTGATCGTGCGAGTGACAAACAGAAAGCCGCCGAACAGTGCGAACGCGAGTACAAGAACTTCCTCCAGGAGGTCGGCCTCGACCCGATGGCGGTGAACAACCGCGGCATCGAGGTCGTCGACGAAGCCGAGGATTGA
- a CDS encoding HalOD1 output domain-containing protein: MNENSEGVFCTAIREPLAVTIVRAVASCTNEPMTELAPLFDVVDVDALDALMSHGTECRVEFTYEGCVVGVSPSEVCVELQE, from the coding sequence GTGAACGAAAACAGCGAAGGGGTGTTCTGTACGGCGATTCGCGAACCACTGGCGGTAACGATCGTCCGCGCCGTCGCCTCGTGTACGAACGAACCGATGACCGAGTTAGCGCCCCTGTTCGACGTCGTCGACGTGGACGCGCTGGATGCACTGATGAGCCACGGAACGGAGTGTCGCGTCGAGTTCACGTACGAAGGGTGTGTCGTCGGCGTGTCACCGTCGGAAGTCTGCGTCGAACTGCAGGAGTGA
- a CDS encoding GNAT family N-acetyltransferase: MVSIRQATPPDAPSVQDVARESWHAAYDDLLGVATVEETVDEWYDRAALETSIDDARDRADAAFLVAEDATDGIVGFVHVIPSREEPSVGSLLRIYVRPRSWGEGVGTALLESLEAAVGPAFDRLRLLVLAENEVGVSFYESKRFERVETRESELEGLEEYVYERPL; encoded by the coding sequence ATGGTTTCGATCCGCCAAGCGACGCCGCCAGACGCGCCGTCGGTTCAGGACGTCGCTCGAGAGAGCTGGCACGCCGCCTACGACGACCTGCTCGGTGTCGCGACCGTCGAGGAAACGGTCGACGAGTGGTACGATCGCGCGGCTCTCGAGACGTCGATCGACGACGCCCGCGACCGCGCCGACGCAGCGTTTCTCGTCGCCGAAGACGCGACCGACGGGATCGTCGGGTTCGTCCACGTGATCCCGTCGCGCGAGGAGCCGTCGGTCGGCTCTCTGCTCAGGATCTACGTCCGGCCTCGCTCGTGGGGTGAGGGCGTGGGAACGGCGCTGCTCGAGTCGCTCGAGGCCGCCGTCGGCCCCGCGTTCGACCGACTGCGACTGCTCGTCCTCGCAGAGAACGAGGTTGGCGTCTCCTTCTACGAGTCGAAGAGATTCGAGCGCGTCGAGACGCGTGAGAGTGAACTCGAGGGGCTCGAGGAGTACGTCTACGAGCGGCCGCTGTAG
- a CDS encoding DUF7562 family protein, translating into MWPSRRRTPTVTCIACGTSVPRDEAREYDKYGDRWDRDGKAFEYLCKPCDRACCHHSRAGLEELLVEIGAGERSQEEFLTWYVTTVERRYGRLEER; encoded by the coding sequence ATGTGGCCCTCCCGACGGCGCACCCCGACGGTGACGTGCATCGCCTGTGGCACGTCGGTTCCCCGGGACGAGGCTCGCGAGTACGACAAGTACGGCGACCGCTGGGATCGCGACGGCAAGGCGTTCGAATACCTCTGTAAGCCCTGCGATCGAGCGTGTTGCCATCACTCGCGAGCCGGGCTCGAGGAGCTGCTCGTCGAGATCGGCGCGGGAGAGCGCAGCCAGGAGGAGTTTCTCACGTGGTACGTCACGACGGTCGAGCGACGGTACGGGCGACTCGAGGAGCGGTAG
- a CDS encoding S8 family serine peptidase, whose translation MSDNNITRRRVLRTTAAGVAATGITGTAVARGPPERKIVGLTADTPFGLARRAADEIDHELDFDDIGKAVVGRFPDEAIEGLERNPNVRYVEDDQEAFALQTVPWGVDRVGGDVLHQGGETGAGGSIAIIDTGVQVDHESLDVDGGAAFGTSCSTCPEPYGDDNGHGTHCAGTAVAPDNGVGVVGVSLDSELYAVKVLDSFGGGNFGDVAAGIEWTADQGIDVASLSLGGSSHVQALEDACEYAVSQGTLVVAAAGNDGCCDNVGYPAAYDSVIAVSSTDDNDNISSFSSRGPEVEIAAPGSNIYSTYLNDSYDTLSGTSMACPHVAGAAAHLMGNGMSNTEARQQLQNTAEDIGLSGNEQGYGLLDAEAAVLGDPPEPELSVSTNSATGVGETSATLNGSLDDLGDATSAEVSFEWGEVGSGFPNATAPETLTATGSFSETLSGLTEGVDYEFRAVAETTDDADTGLTQSFTTDSDDGGCFITTATAGEGHTLNSLRRFRDESMAATPMGRGLVGLYYRISPPIADTLAEHPESLTARTTRKIVDLCASLSDSQAETDSAVESASIGVALTALYAVGILVGAGGHAGIRARELVTR comes from the coding sequence ATGTCAGACAACAACATCACTCGCCGTCGCGTGCTCCGCACCACCGCTGCGGGCGTGGCGGCTACGGGAATCACCGGTACAGCAGTCGCACGAGGACCACCAGAGCGGAAGATCGTCGGGCTGACCGCCGACACCCCATTCGGCCTCGCCCGTCGAGCGGCCGACGAGATCGATCACGAGCTGGACTTCGACGACATCGGGAAGGCGGTCGTCGGGCGGTTCCCCGACGAAGCGATCGAGGGACTCGAGCGAAATCCGAACGTCCGGTACGTCGAAGACGACCAGGAGGCGTTCGCGCTTCAGACCGTCCCGTGGGGCGTCGACCGCGTCGGCGGCGACGTGCTCCACCAGGGGGGTGAGACCGGCGCCGGTGGGTCGATCGCGATCATCGACACCGGGGTCCAGGTCGACCACGAGAGTCTCGACGTCGACGGCGGCGCCGCCTTCGGAACCTCCTGTTCCACCTGTCCCGAACCGTACGGCGACGACAACGGACACGGCACCCACTGTGCCGGAACGGCGGTCGCGCCGGACAACGGGGTCGGCGTCGTCGGCGTCTCGCTCGACTCCGAGCTATACGCCGTAAAAGTGCTCGACTCGTTCGGCGGCGGCAACTTCGGTGACGTCGCGGCCGGGATCGAGTGGACCGCCGACCAGGGTATCGACGTCGCCTCACTCTCGCTCGGCGGTTCCAGCCACGTCCAGGCACTCGAGGACGCCTGTGAGTACGCCGTCAGCCAGGGGACGCTGGTCGTCGCCGCGGCGGGTAACGACGGCTGCTGTGACAACGTCGGCTACCCGGCGGCGTACGACAGCGTGATCGCGGTCTCCTCGACCGACGACAACGACAATATCTCGAGTTTCTCCTCGCGCGGCCCCGAAGTCGAGATCGCTGCGCCGGGGAGTAACATCTACTCGACGTACCTCAACGACAGCTACGACACGCTCTCGGGGACGTCGATGGCGTGTCCACACGTCGCCGGTGCGGCCGCGCACCTGATGGGTAACGGGATGAGCAACACCGAGGCGCGCCAGCAGCTCCAGAACACCGCCGAGGACATCGGTCTCAGCGGCAACGAACAGGGCTACGGATTGCTCGACGCCGAGGCAGCGGTTCTCGGGGACCCCCCCGAGCCCGAACTCTCCGTCTCGACTAACTCCGCAACCGGCGTCGGCGAGACGTCGGCGACGCTGAACGGCTCACTCGACGACCTCGGCGACGCGACCAGCGCGGAGGTCTCCTTCGAGTGGGGCGAAGTCGGCAGCGGCTTCCCGAACGCGACGGCCCCCGAGACGCTCACCGCGACGGGCTCGTTCAGTGAGACGCTCTCCGGACTCACTGAAGGCGTAGACTACGAGTTCCGTGCGGTCGCCGAGACCACCGACGACGCCGACACCGGGCTCACCCAGTCGTTCACGACCGACAGCGACGACGGCGGCTGTTTCATCACCACGGCGACCGCGGGCGAGGGGCACACGCTCAACTCGCTCCGGCGCTTCCGTGATGAGTCCATGGCGGCGACGCCGATGGGCCGCGGGCTGGTCGGACTCTACTACCGCATCAGTCCACCCATCGCCGACACGCTCGCCGAACACCCCGAGAGTCTGACGGCTCGGACCACCCGGAAGATCGTGGACCTGTGTGCGTCGCTTTCGGACAGCCAGGCCGAAACCGACTCGGCTGTCGAGAGCGCCTCCATCGGCGTCGCGCTCACGGCCCTGTACGCCGTCGGCATCCTGGTGGGTGCCGGTGGCCACGCCGGAATCCGCGCTCGAGAACTGGTAACGCGGTAA
- a CDS encoding S8 family serine peptidase, whose amino-acid sequence MGDEHYSRRTVLQGVTAGAVGTTLVGKATAANEGEYVVGIVPGGDRGAVRRAAQSVRKELDFGKIGSAISGRFSEQAVEALQNNPNVRYVEQNGRMHALGQETPYGIEKVKADVAIENGETGANVSVAVIDTGIDAAHETLAENLGEGYATDDAACTTGCGGGPFGGGNDIEECLEPWDDDNDHGTHCAGTVGAADDGVGVLGVAPDVTLHAVKVLDCSGSGTFDDIAEGIVWSADQGHDVQSLSLGADSGSEVVEDAVEYATNAGVVMVAAAGNSGPCTDCVGYPAAYDDVIAVSATDEDDELADFSSTGPEVDLAAPGVDVLSTVPRDDYASFSGTSMSCPHVAGAAATLLAAGYDPDEIRDLLKDAADDISLDDNEQGAGRLNVANALELEEGDDEEDDEDDEEEDDDEEDDEDDVESAPEIDDFSLSTRGSGPWSRADVDWTVSDADGALESVTSELLDGTTVLDAESSSVSGSSASGEHELRTRDSPDTVRLTVVDEAGNETSETKDY is encoded by the coding sequence ATGGGAGATGAGCATTACTCACGGCGAACGGTTCTACAGGGAGTAACGGCGGGTGCCGTCGGGACGACACTCGTGGGGAAGGCGACTGCAGCGAACGAGGGCGAATACGTCGTCGGCATCGTTCCCGGCGGCGACCGGGGTGCGGTTCGGCGAGCGGCACAATCGGTACGGAAGGAACTCGACTTCGGGAAGATCGGGAGCGCCATCTCCGGCCGGTTCTCCGAACAGGCGGTCGAGGCACTCCAGAACAACCCGAACGTCCGCTACGTCGAACAGAACGGCCGGATGCACGCGCTCGGCCAGGAGACGCCGTACGGGATCGAGAAAGTCAAAGCCGACGTCGCGATCGAAAACGGCGAAACGGGCGCGAACGTCAGCGTCGCCGTCATCGACACGGGCATCGACGCCGCCCACGAGACCCTCGCAGAGAACCTCGGCGAGGGGTACGCGACCGACGACGCCGCCTGTACCACGGGCTGCGGTGGCGGCCCCTTCGGCGGCGGCAACGACATCGAGGAGTGTCTCGAGCCGTGGGACGACGACAACGACCACGGCACTCACTGTGCTGGAACCGTCGGTGCGGCGGACGACGGCGTCGGTGTGCTCGGCGTCGCGCCCGACGTGACGCTGCACGCGGTGAAGGTCCTCGACTGCAGCGGGAGCGGCACGTTCGACGACATCGCCGAGGGAATCGTGTGGTCGGCCGACCAGGGTCACGACGTCCAGAGCCTGAGCCTCGGGGCAGATAGCGGCTCCGAGGTCGTCGAGGACGCCGTCGAGTACGCCACCAACGCGGGCGTCGTCATGGTCGCCGCGGCGGGCAACTCGGGTCCGTGCACCGACTGCGTCGGCTATCCGGCCGCGTACGACGATGTGATCGCCGTCTCGGCCACCGACGAGGACGACGAGCTGGCGGACTTCTCCTCGACGGGTCCCGAGGTCGACCTCGCCGCACCCGGCGTCGACGTCCTCTCGACCGTTCCGCGCGATGACTACGCATCGTTCTCGGGAACCTCGATGTCCTGCCCACACGTCGCTGGCGCTGCCGCGACACTGCTCGCGGCCGGCTACGATCCCGACGAGATTCGGGACCTCCTGAAAGACGCCGCTGACGACATCAGCCTCGACGACAACGAACAGGGCGCCGGCCGACTAAACGTCGCGAACGCGCTCGAGCTGGAAGAGGGCGACGACGAAGAGGACGACGAGGATGACGAAGAAGAGGACGACGACGAAGAGGATGATGAGGACGACGTCGAGTCCGCCCCGGAGATCGACGACTTCTCGCTAAGCACGCGGGGCTCGGGCCCCTGGTCGCGCGCTGACGTCGACTGGACCGTCTCCGACGCCGACGGTGCACTCGAGTCCGTGACGTCCGAACTGCTCGACGGCACCACCGTCCTGGATGCAGAGAGCTCGTCGGTCAGCGGCTCGAGTGCGTCGGGCGAACACGAACTGCGCACTCGCGACAGCCCCGACACCGTCCGACTCACCGTCGTCGACGAAGCCGGTAACGAGACGAGCGAGACGAAAGACTACTGA
- a CDS encoding RNA-binding protein, translating into MQVKSRHHLRSDAVSDLEETISTQLGVDLDGDTYERVEFEDEALEVILIDGEPQVATFEGELFLTVRGANAYEPERRLVTVDAGAISFVSDGADVMRPGITEASEDIEGGDLVVIAEETHGKILAVGRARVDGSEMVGDEGKVVDSLHHVGDELFGFTG; encoded by the coding sequence ATGCAGGTCAAGTCCAGACACCACCTCCGAAGCGACGCCGTCTCCGACCTCGAGGAGACGATCTCGACACAGCTCGGCGTCGACCTCGACGGGGACACTTACGAGCGCGTCGAGTTCGAGGACGAGGCGCTCGAGGTGATCCTGATCGACGGCGAGCCGCAGGTCGCCACCTTCGAGGGGGAGCTGTTCCTGACGGTCCGCGGCGCGAACGCTTACGAACCCGAGCGGCGACTGGTCACCGTCGACGCCGGCGCGATCTCGTTCGTCAGCGACGGCGCGGACGTGATGCGCCCGGGGATCACCGAGGCGAGCGAGGACATCGAGGGCGGCGACCTGGTGGTGATCGCCGAGGAGACCCACGGAAAGATCCTGGCGGTCGGTCGCGCCCGGGTCGACGGCTCGGAGATGGTCGGCGACGAGGGCAAGGTCGTCGACTCGCTGCACCACGTCGGCGACGAACTGTTCGGCTTTACGGGCTGA
- a CDS encoding cell division protein SepF has product MGLMSKILGGGQSRTTEDYVELDLDDVADHGRQATMQVHVAEIDGQPSAIDIKDAVYDGDIVIADITRLRTKDSTAEHIVDELRQVAREVDGDIVQKGDDQIIITPTGVRIGREKLGR; this is encoded by the coding sequence ATGGGACTCATGAGCAAAATTCTCGGCGGCGGACAGTCCCGAACGACCGAGGATTACGTTGAACTCGACCTCGACGACGTAGCTGACCACGGGAGACAGGCGACGATGCAGGTCCACGTCGCAGAGATCGATGGACAGCCGTCCGCGATCGACATCAAAGACGCCGTCTACGACGGCGACATCGTCATCGCCGACATCACCCGCCTGCGCACGAAAGACAGCACGGCCGAACACATCGTCGACGAACTCCGGCAGGTCGCTCGAGAGGTCGACGGCGACATCGTTCAGAAAGGCGACGACCAGATCATCATCACGCCCACGGGCGTGCGGATCGGCCGGGAGAAGCTCGGCCGGTGA
- the rtcA gene encoding RNA 3'-terminal phosphate cyclase — MLELDGSDAGGQFVRTALALSALENEPVRLENVRGGRSTPGLRPQHLAGVETIAAVCDADVSGADVGSQTVEFDPRSGRVDDGRLPGGTYAVDIGTAGSITLLFDTLLPLSVRLESPLSVTVTGGTDVKWAPPLDYVRYVKLPLLRRSGLVAAVEVDRRGFYPTGGGRATLHLAPAALEPLALESRGDLEGVRLYSTEADALADRDVATRQAEGALERLDPGERGLEVGERVETTAASACPGSAFVLRVDGESGPAGFTALGERGKPAERVGEDAADAAIRFLEHDAPVDRHLADQLLVFLALAGGRVRIPEVTAHVETSLKLLASFDFDVTLASGSGPTRVVVGEVE; from the coding sequence ATGCTCGAACTCGACGGCTCCGACGCCGGCGGACAGTTCGTCAGGACGGCACTCGCGCTCTCGGCGCTCGAGAACGAACCGGTTCGCCTCGAAAACGTCCGCGGCGGGCGGTCGACGCCCGGGTTGCGACCACAGCACCTCGCGGGCGTCGAGACCATCGCGGCGGTCTGTGACGCCGACGTCTCGGGCGCCGACGTCGGATCGCAGACGGTCGAGTTCGATCCTCGAAGCGGGAGGGTGGACGATGGGCGACTCCCCGGCGGAACGTACGCCGTCGACATCGGCACGGCCGGCAGCATCACCCTCCTGTTCGACACCCTCCTGCCGCTTTCGGTACGGCTCGAGTCGCCGCTCTCGGTGACCGTCACCGGCGGCACGGACGTGAAGTGGGCCCCGCCGCTCGACTACGTCCGGTACGTGAAGCTCCCGCTGCTTCGCCGGTCCGGGCTCGTGGCCGCCGTCGAGGTCGATCGCCGGGGATTCTACCCGACAGGCGGCGGCCGGGCGACGCTCCACCTCGCACCCGCTGCCCTCGAGCCACTCGCCCTCGAATCTCGTGGCGACCTCGAGGGCGTCCGGCTCTACTCGACGGAAGCCGACGCGCTCGCGGACCGGGACGTCGCGACCCGCCAGGCCGAGGGCGCACTCGAGCGACTCGATCCCGGCGAGCGCGGGCTCGAGGTGGGAGAACGCGTCGAGACGACGGCAGCGAGTGCCTGCCCCGGTTCGGCGTTCGTTCTGCGCGTCGACGGCGAGTCCGGTCCCGCCGGGTTCACCGCCCTCGGTGAGCGAGGAAAACCCGCCGAGCGAGTCGGCGAGGACGCTGCCGACGCTGCGATCCGGTTCCTCGAGCACGACGCACCCGTAGATCGCCACCTTGCAGACCAGCTGCTGGTGTTCCTCGCACTCGCGGGTGGCCGAGTTCGGATTCCCGAGGTGACCGCGCACGTCGAGACGAGTCTCAAGCTGCTCGCGTCGTTCGATTTCGACGTGACCCTGGCGTCCGGGTCCGGGCCGACGCGTGTCGTGGTCGGCGAGGTCGAGTAA
- the kdgK1 gene encoding bifunctional 2-dehydro-3-deoxygluconokinase/2-dehydro-3-deoxygalactonokinase, with protein sequence MSDLVTFGETMLRLSPPRNERIETASEFEVRAAGAESNAAVAAERLGTTTTWLSKLPDSPLGRRVVGELNQYGIDTEVVWSRSGRQGTYYLEQGGKPRGTNVVYDRANAAITTAEAEEFDVGLIRDARVFFTTGITPALSSTLRETTMKMLKAARDAGTTTAFDVNYRRKLWEPEAARETLLKLFPGIDVLVIAARDARTVLDFEGDPRQLAHKLASSFEFTTVVVTRGDHGALAWHDNVVHDHGVYETETVNPVGSGDAFTGAFLARRLAGDDVSTALEYASATAALKRTIPGDVALVTKREVDEVVAGDGEYISR encoded by the coding sequence GTGAGCGACCTCGTCACTTTCGGCGAGACGATGCTCCGGCTCTCCCCGCCGCGGAACGAACGAATCGAAACCGCGAGCGAGTTCGAGGTTCGCGCTGCAGGCGCAGAGAGCAACGCGGCCGTCGCCGCCGAACGGCTTGGGACGACCACGACGTGGCTGTCGAAGCTTCCCGATTCGCCGCTGGGACGACGCGTCGTCGGCGAGCTCAACCAGTACGGCATCGACACCGAAGTCGTCTGGAGCCGCTCGGGCAGACAGGGGACGTACTACCTCGAGCAAGGGGGGAAACCCCGCGGCACGAACGTCGTTTACGACCGGGCGAACGCCGCCATCACGACGGCAGAAGCCGAGGAGTTCGACGTCGGGCTGATCAGAGATGCCCGAGTGTTTTTCACGACGGGGATCACGCCTGCGCTCTCCTCGACGCTGCGGGAAACGACGATGAAGATGCTGAAAGCCGCCAGGGACGCCGGAACGACGACCGCGTTCGACGTCAACTACCGGCGCAAACTCTGGGAGCCCGAGGCGGCCCGGGAGACGCTGTTGAAGCTGTTCCCCGGCATCGACGTCCTCGTCATCGCCGCCCGGGACGCCCGCACGGTGCTCGATTTCGAAGGTGACCCGCGCCAGCTCGCGCACAAGCTCGCCTCGAGTTTCGAGTTCACCACCGTCGTCGTCACCCGCGGCGACCACGGCGCCCTCGCCTGGCACGACAACGTCGTCCACGACCACGGCGTCTACGAAACGGAGACGGTCAACCCCGTCGGCTCGGGTGACGCGTTCACCGGCGCGTTCCTCGCGCGCCGGCTCGCAGGCGACGACGTCTCGACGGCACTCGAGTACGCCTCTGCGACAGCGGCGCTCAAGCGCACCATCCCGGGCGACGTCGCGCTCGTCACGAAACGCGAGGTCGACGAGGTCGTCGCTGGCGACGGGGAGTACATCTCGCGGTGA
- a CDS encoding MFS transporter, with translation MRSRTRALVVTSLALFLSILVWFNYSAVLPLIVEEWGLSGTRAGIIFGVFQAGYLVAILPAGWLADRYSPRWVVSVGAAGTGLFSLGFALFATGFLSGTAFRFLSGLFIAGVYVPGMRFVSDWYPADVRGRAMGLYIGTFSLSSGLSFVAATVVADAVDWRTAIAVTSVGALAVPPLMLGLAEDSPGRSARSSRGVDRSLLKNRAYLACVSVYSWHNWELFGVRNWLLAFLLVTPAFAAVGSSGGAFGVGAATLAGLLVGVVTAMSGVGNVAGGVLSDRIGRSRTIGLGLGGSAICSATLGVLGWLPLPALVALLLVYGTLLSVDSAPTSTLVTEVVDDDQVGTALSIQSFVGFSTTVVSPVVFGLALDVGGYALAWPTLAAGALAGLASVAVLERSLRRRASRVDPVSP, from the coding sequence GTGCGCTCGCGAACCAGGGCCCTCGTCGTCACCTCTCTCGCGCTGTTCCTGTCGATCCTCGTCTGGTTCAACTACTCGGCAGTCCTCCCGCTGATCGTCGAGGAGTGGGGGCTCTCGGGGACTCGAGCAGGGATCATCTTCGGCGTCTTCCAGGCGGGCTACCTCGTCGCGATCCTCCCGGCCGGCTGGCTGGCGGATCGATACTCGCCGCGGTGGGTGGTGAGCGTCGGCGCGGCGGGCACCGGCCTCTTCAGCCTCGGGTTTGCGCTCTTCGCGACGGGCTTTCTCTCCGGAACCGCGTTTCGCTTCCTCTCGGGGCTGTTCATCGCGGGCGTCTACGTCCCCGGGATGCGCTTCGTCAGCGACTGGTACCCCGCGGACGTCCGCGGGCGGGCGATGGGGCTCTACATCGGGACGTTCTCGCTGAGCAGCGGCCTCTCGTTCGTCGCGGCGACCGTCGTCGCCGACGCGGTCGACTGGCGAACCGCCATCGCCGTGACGAGCGTCGGCGCGCTCGCCGTCCCGCCATTGATGCTCGGACTCGCCGAGGACAGCCCCGGTCGGAGCGCGCGCTCGAGCCGCGGCGTCGACCGATCACTGCTGAAAAACCGCGCCTACCTCGCCTGCGTGAGCGTCTACTCCTGGCACAACTGGGAGCTGTTCGGCGTTCGCAACTGGCTGCTGGCGTTCCTGCTCGTGACGCCCGCGTTCGCGGCGGTCGGCTCGAGCGGCGGTGCGTTCGGCGTCGGCGCCGCGACGCTCGCCGGCCTGCTCGTCGGCGTCGTCACCGCGATGAGCGGCGTCGGAAACGTTGCCGGTGGCGTACTCTCGGACCGGATCGGTCGCTCGAGGACGATCGGGCTCGGCCTCGGGGGGAGCGCGATCTGTAGCGCGACCCTGGGCGTCCTCGGCTGGCTCCCACTGCCGGCGCTCGTCGCGCTGTTGTTGGTGTACGGGACGCTGCTGAGCGTCGACAGCGCGCCCACCTCGACGCTGGTCACCGAGGTCGTCGACGACGACCAGGTCGGGACGGCGCTGTCGATCCAGTCGTTCGTCGGCTTCTCGACGACGGTCGTCTCGCCGGTCGTCTTCGGGCTGGCGCTCGACGTCGGCGGCTACGCTCTCGCCTGGCCGACGCTCGCTGCCGGTGCGCTTGCTGGACTGGCCTCCGTCGCCGTCCTCGAGCGGAGCCTGCGTCGGCGAGCGTCACGTGTCGATCCGGTCAGCCCGTAA
- a CDS encoding DUF1028 domain-containing protein: MTFSICVRETYEDEDGEPQRRFGVAVTTRLAGVGTLCPFASENGAIATQSLVNVDLGRRGLQYVDEGLAIGDALEALLNADDGAAGRQLHGVDADGTFTFSGEECRDWYGHLEGENYTVAGNLLTGESVIEATAASYEASDRAEPLAKRLIDALEAGYEEGGDKREELPVQSAALLVRTTEDRELDPFYDDLRVDATEEPTADLRETYELARRGYADAMDRYEDAYEEDELESTDGA, from the coding sequence ATGACGTTCAGCATCTGCGTCCGGGAGACGTACGAGGACGAGGACGGCGAGCCACAGCGCCGGTTCGGCGTCGCGGTGACGACCCGCCTCGCCGGCGTCGGCACGCTCTGTCCGTTCGCCAGCGAGAACGGCGCGATCGCCACACAAAGTCTGGTCAACGTCGACCTCGGCCGACGCGGTCTCCAGTACGTCGACGAGGGGCTCGCCATCGGGGACGCCCTCGAGGCGCTGCTCAACGCCGACGACGGCGCGGCCGGCCGCCAGCTCCACGGCGTCGACGCCGACGGGACCTTCACGTTCTCCGGCGAGGAGTGTCGCGACTGGTACGGCCACCTCGAGGGCGAGAACTACACCGTCGCGGGCAACCTGCTAACCGGCGAGTCGGTGATCGAAGCGACCGCGGCGAGCTACGAGGCGAGCGACCGCGCCGAACCGCTGGCCAAGCGGCTGATCGACGCGCTCGAGGCCGGCTACGAGGAAGGCGGCGACAAACGCGAGGAGCTGCCGGTGCAAAGCGCCGCCCTGCTGGTGCGCACGACCGAAGACCGCGAGCTGGACCCCTTCTACGACGACCTTCGCGTCGACGCGACCGAAGAACCGACCGCCGACCTCCGGGAGACGTACGAACTCGCCAGACGGGGCTACGCGGACGCAATGGACCGCTACGAGGACGCCTACGAGGAAGACGAGCTCGAGTCGACCGACGGCGCCTGA